Proteins encoded together in one Chloroflexota bacterium window:
- a CDS encoding mannonate dehydratase, whose product MRPGFGQFNVPTDEYLQFAAQFGATDILFNNPILPGGERWELYDLVKLRIRVEQFGLKLTAIENVPTRFYDHIMLGGPRRDEQIENMIHTVRNMARAGIPIFGYNWMPSHVWRTPPERIRAGALATAFDNDLAQTYPLTHDRVYSEEEMWANLEHWIKIITPIAEEEGIRLGIHPCDPPVPVLGGIPQLLRDFDSYKRLVEIYPSDCNAIEFCQGTMAEMAETDPSKDIYGKIKYFGSRNKILYVHFRNVDGVVPKFKEEFINTGYVDMYRAMEIYYDTGFDGFIIDDHVPQTYGDTPWGHRGRAFANGYIQAMIEAVTKQREAAGIPRGTLKNWTPEPVTV is encoded by the coding sequence ATGCGCCCAGGCTTCGGTCAGTTCAACGTCCCCACCGACGAGTACCTCCAGTTCGCCGCCCAGTTCGGGGCCACCGACATCCTCTTCAACAACCCGATCCTGCCCGGCGGCGAACGCTGGGAGCTGTACGACCTCGTCAAGCTGCGGATACGCGTCGAGCAGTTCGGCCTCAAGCTGACGGCCATCGAGAACGTCCCGACGCGGTTCTACGATCACATCATGCTCGGCGGCCCCCGCCGCGACGAGCAGATCGAGAACATGATCCACACCGTCCGCAACATGGCCCGGGCCGGCATCCCGATCTTCGGCTACAACTGGATGCCCTCGCACGTCTGGCGGACTCCCCCGGAGCGGATCAGGGCTGGCGCGCTGGCGACGGCGTTCGACAACGACCTCGCCCAGACCTACCCGCTGACCCATGACCGCGTCTACAGCGAGGAGGAGATGTGGGCGAATCTCGAGCACTGGATCAAGATCATCACGCCCATCGCCGAGGAGGAGGGCATCCGCCTCGGCATCCACCCGTGTGACCCGCCGGTCCCGGTCCTGGGCGGCATCCCGCAGCTGCTGCGCGACTTCGACTCCTACAAGCGGCTGGTCGAGATCTACCCGAGCGACTGCAACGCCATCGAGTTCTGCCAGGGCACCATGGCCGAGATGGCCGAGACCGACCCGAGCAAGGACATCTACGGCAAGATCAAGTACTTCGGCTCGCGCAACAAGATCCTGTACGTCCACTTCCGGAACGTCGATGGCGTCGTGCCGAAGTTCAAGGAAGAGTTCATCAATACCGGCTACGTGGACATGTACCGGGCGATGGAGATCTACTACGACACCGGCTTCGACGGCTTCATCATCGACGACCACGTGCCGCAGACCTACGGGGACACCCCCTGGGGCCATCGTGGACGGGCGTTCGCCAACGGGTACATCCAGGCGATGATCGAGGCGGTGACCAAGCAGCGCGAGGCGGCCGGCATCCCGCGAGGGACGCTCAAGAACTGGACCCCCGAGCCGGTCACCGTCTGA
- a CDS encoding DUF4332 domain-containing protein has translation MTQVEDIEGIGPAQAAKLKTIGITTVEKLLEKGGSPKGRDEIAETTGISGKSVLRWVNHADLYRIKGVGAEFAELLEAAGVDSVPELAQRVPANLAKKMAEVNEAKKLTRRVPNESMVTTWVAEAKTLPRAVTH, from the coding sequence ATGACCCAGGTTGAGGATATCGAAGGGATCGGGCCAGCACAGGCCGCCAAGCTGAAGACCATCGGCATCACGACCGTCGAGAAGCTGCTCGAAAAGGGCGGGTCGCCGAAGGGCCGCGACGAGATCGCCGAGACGACGGGCATCAGCGGCAAGTCTGTGCTTCGCTGGGTCAATCACGCTGACCTGTACCGCATCAAGGGCGTTGGCGCGGAGTTCGCCGAGCTGCTCGAAGCGGCCGGCGTGGACAGCGTGCCTGAGCTGGCCCAGCGCGTGCCGGCCAACCTTGCCAAGAAGATGGCCGAGGTCAACGAGGCCAAGAAGCTCACCCGCCGCGTCCCCAACGAGTCGATGGTGACGACCTGGGTGGCCGAGGCCAAGACGCTGCCGCGCGCCGTCACCCACTGA